From the Flavobacterium gyeonganense genome, the window TGCACTCCAATACCAGATATTGTTTACCTGAAAAGTAAATTTTGCTGATTCCATTTTGATTTTGTTTGCGAAAATTTTCGGAAGACTATAACCTAATGAAATGTTTCTAAGTTTGATATAATCTCCATCTACCACATTCACATCGGAATTTCTCCATTGGCTGCTAATTGTTCCTGCATAAGATCTTACATTTTCTGCGAAATCAACATATAAACGTGTATTACCATTTGGATTTGCATCTGTATAACGATCTGAAATCCCTGAAAGATTTACTGCATCAGTACTCATGTCAATAGTCTCTTTACGCATTACATTTCCTCCTGAGAAAACAAACAACATATTCAGATCGAATCCCTTATACGAGAATCGCTGTGAGAATGAACCTGTATAAGTTGGGGTTAAACTTCCCATTTTTACCAATGCATTCGGATTAGAAACTGTTTTTATACTCGTTGATACCGGATTTCCATTAGCATCAAAAGTGATTGACGGATTTCCGTTTTCATCCAGAACATAAGGATATCCATTAACTGTACCCCCGTATTTGTAAGCGTACAGGTTATTGAATACGTCACCTTCAAAAAAGTAATTTGATGGCGCACTGACATACACTGATGAACTTGACTGTGCTCTGGTAACTTTATCAATTGTCGTTTTGTTGTAACCAAAAACAACATTGGAATTAATGCGGAAACTACCATTATTAAACCATTCAGAACCAACAGTAAATTCAACTCCTCTGTTTAACAAGGCGCCTGCATTGATTCTTCTGCTTGTAGCTCCAACAGTAGGATCTAAATCGGTTGTTGCCAATAAATCACTGCTCAGTTTGCGATAAACATCAATACTACCTGTCAGTTTATGGTTTAGTACTGTATAATCTAAACCCAAGTTGGTTGTTTGTGTTTTTTCCCATCTTAACATTGGATTTGGCTGAGACGTAATGTTTATGTATTGTAAAGACTGATATAAGTTGTCATTTCTTCTTGTAGCAGTTACATAGGGTGTTGTACTTTGATCGACATTTCCACTTACACCATAAGTAGCCCTGAATTTAAGCATGTTAACCCATTTTACTTCTTTCATGAAGTCTTCATTACTAATATTCCATCCTAAACCTGCAGACCATAATGGACGGTTTTTATATTTAGAATCTACACCAAATAAATCTGCACGATCCACACGGTAACTTCCTGTTACGTTATATTTAGATAAATAAGTATAACCCGCTGTACTGAAAACTGAAAAGTAATGATGTAAAACTTCCGTTTGTGATCTTGATATAGCTGCTAACGTTGTATTATTTCCATAAATATAACTAGGAACTCCTGTTTGGCTAAGTGAAAGGTTATTCAATGTAGCAGAAGTAAGTGTAACCGGATCATAACCATATCGTATTTGTTCAATACCTCTTGGAACAAAAGTTTCGCGCATTTCAAAACCGGCAACTGCATTAACAGAATGCTTGCCTTCACTAAAATCCTGATTAAAATCTAACTGGTTTCTAAAAGAATAGTTACTTGCCTGACTGCTCCATTGTTTGTAGCGTCCTCCTGCAGAAAAACCATCTACATAAGTGTAGACATTTGTAGTTGGGTTATATCCTGTCAAAGCATTGATGGCATATCGCATTCTGTATGAGTCAACGGCATAATATTGATCGTTATCATTTTTTCGTAATTCATATTGGAATTGTGTATTAAAGCTCAACCCTTTCCATATCTTCGCACGAAGGTTTGTAAAGGCTCTTAAACTTAATGAGTTTTCATGTGTGATACCTTCATTAAGTGCATCCAATACGTTAAAATTCACTGATTTAAAACCACTTAAACTGTTGATTTTTGCAGCCATAGCCGGGTTAATAACACTACTACCCGTAAAACCATCTTTAATACCTACGAACTGTGATAATACGCGGTCTCCGTTATCATCTGTAATACGTTCGTATCTTTTTTGAATATTATAATTACCGAAATCAAAATCAGTAACATCATCGTTGCTATAGGTAGCATTTACCCCGAAAGTTGCATTTAACCAGTTGTTTACCTGAAAACTGCTTTTAGCATAAAGATTAAATGCCTGACTTGTGTTGTTTACGATACGATTATCTGCGGCGTCATAATTGAATGAAACATAAGTATTCTGCTTACTCGTACTTCCGGAAAATGCCACATTGTAACGCTGTCTGAATTCGTTTTGCCATACATTATCCCGATAATCTTTTATGTAATCGTTCTTTCTCCATTGAGCGATAGTAGTATCGTAATCTGTACTGCTCACTTTTCCGTCTTCAAGATCCCTGTTAAGCTGGTATAAAGGGCTATAATATTTTGGGCTGCTGCTTCCAATATCGCCATAAGCATTGAACATTGTAGCTGTATTGGCAAATCTGGCTCTTTCTCTGTTATACACAGCTTGTTCAAAATCAATCAA encodes:
- a CDS encoding SusC/RagA family TonB-linked outer membrane protein, with the protein product MKFNLQPKKPYKELRKTIPGFHFSNYPWILGVLFILLCSYTVQAQNVTINFKDAPLETVLKEVAKQANYEVFYTQKLLKNSKPVTINVKNSGLKEVLNQIFNSQNLKYSLTNQTIVVTEVKEKEEKRGNGSGRIQGKVLNSKNEPFPGVNVTISGTNKHSITDFDGSFSFDDAPLDAILECTGLTIEKKSFAIDGRTQLTLVVEDKVSVMKDVVVTGFQTLTRSHSTGAITKIDEKVLNENINTNLASALEGRVAGLMFQKNPTGASADTPILRGIGTFSVGEVGYSPLLVIDGLPTELTLDQINPYDIESVNVLKDAAAGSIYGSRAANGIIVLTTKKGNGKLKVSINSDFFIGTKPNIKDMNYASTSDLIDFEQAVYNRERARFANTATMFNAYGDIGSSSPKYYSPLYQLNRDLEDGKVSSTDYDTTIAQWRKNDYIKDYRDNVWQNEFRQRYNVAFSGSTSKQNTYVSFNYDAADNRIVNNTSQAFNLYAKSSFQVNNWLNATFGVNATYSNDDVTDFDFGNYNIQKRYERITDDNGDRVLSQFVGIKDGFTGSSVINPAMAAKINSLSGFKSVNFNVLDALNEGITHENSLSLRAFTNLRAKIWKGLSFNTQFQYELRKNDNDQYYAVDSYRMRYAINALTGYNPTTNVYTYVDGFSAGGRYKQWSSQASNYSFRNQLDFNQDFSEGKHSVNAVAGFEMRETFVPRGIEQIRYGYDPVTLTSATLNNLSLSQTGVPSYIYGNNTTLAAISRSQTEVLHHYFSVFSTAGYTYLSKYNVTGSYRVDRADLFGVDSKYKNRPLWSAGLGWNISNEDFMKEVKWVNMLKFRATYGVSGNVDQSTTPYVTATRRNDNLYQSLQYINITSQPNPMLRWEKTQTTNLGLDYTVLNHKLTGSIDVYRKLSSDLLATTDLDPTVGATSRRINAGALLNRGVEFTVGSEWFNNGSFRINSNVVFGYNKTTIDKVTRAQSSSSVYVSAPSNYFFEGDVFNNLYAYKYGGTVNGYPYVLDENGNPSITFDANGNPVSTSIKTVSNPNALVKMGSLTPTYTGSFSQRFSYKGFDLNMLFVFSGGNVMRKETIDMSTDAVNLSGISDRYTDANPNGNTRLYVDFAENVRSYAGTISSQWRNSDVNVVDGDYIKLRNISLGYSLPKIFANKIKMESAKFTFQVNNIWYWSAAGNRIDPEVYSVNSGTRNLPLSKTYLFGFNLTL